GCAGCGCGGTGACGAGGCGCGGCCGGCGCGAGCGGCGGGCCGGCCGCTCGACGCAGCGGTAGACGAGCCAGGCGAGCGGCACCGCGGCGAGCGCGCCGGCCACGCGCAGATACCAGGCCGGCACGCCGATCGACATCAGGCGCAGGAACGACAGGATCGGCCAGTGGACCAGGTAGAGCGGGTAGCTGATCAGGCCGACCAGCAGCACCGGCCGCGCGGCGAGCCGCGCCATCAGCCGCGAGGTGCGGCCGTGGTGGATCAGCAGGGCCGCGCCGAGCGTGGGCGCGAGCGCCCATCCGCCCGGAAACGTCAGCCGTGCGTTCATCAGCGCCATCGAGCCGAGCAGCAGCGCGAGGCCGGCCAGCACGCCGAGTTCGGGATGACGCGGCGTGGGTTGCGGCGAGCGCGCCTCGCGGCAGGCCAGCAGGCTGCCGATCATCAGCTCCCAGGCGCGCGTGACCGGCCAGTAGAACGCCGCGGTCGGCGCATGCCCGACGATCGCGAGGTTGGCCGCGAACGACAGCGCGCCGAGCACCAGCACCGTCCACCGCGGCCCGCGCCGCGCGCGGCTCGCCGCCCACAGCAGCAGCGGCCAGGCCAGGTAGAACTGTTCCTCGACGCCGAGCGACCAGAGATGGAGTAGCGGCTTGTGGTCGGCGGAGGCGTCGAAGTAGCCGGCCTCGGACCACAGCACGAGGTTGGCCACCGAGGTGGCGCCGCCGGCGATGTGCTTGCCGAGCGACTTGAACTCGTCGGGCAGCAGGTTGAACCAGCCGAACAGGTAGACGCCGACCAGCACCACCAGCAGCGCCGGAAACAGGCGGCGGATGCGCCGGCCGTAGAACGCGGCGAGCGAGAAACGCGACTCGCCGAGATCGCGCAGCAGGTGCGAGGTGATCAGGTAGCCGGAGATCACGAAGAACACGTCCACGCCGACGAAGCCGCCGGGCAGCGCCGCCGGCAGCGCGTGGAACACGACCACCGAGAGCACGGCCAGCGCGCGCAGCACGTCGATGTCGGGCCGATAGCCGGCCGCTGCCTGGGGCGCGGCCGCGGGCGGGCGGGCGTCGCGCGTCGCCGCGGCGACGGAGGTGGATTCGGTCATGGCGAAACACGTCGGGCGGCCTGCCCCGCGCGTCGCTGCGCGGCAGGCCGATTTGTCATGGATATTCCGGTTTTCGCCCGCACGGCAAACTCACCCGCGACGCGACGACGGCGGCCCCCCGGCCGCCCATGCGCGCGAAAGGCGCGATTCTACGCATGATCGACGGCGAAAAGCTAGCCGGAGCGTGGACGCACGGGCAACGGGTCGGCGCTGGTGTCGGCGCTGGTGTCGGCCCAGGTGTCGGCCCAGGTGTCGGTGAAGCGGCCGGCGGAAGGCCCGGCAGCCGGCGGCGTCCGGGGCGCCTTTCCGCCGTCTCGCCACCGCCTTGCCACGCCGCGAAGGCCGCGAAGGCCATCATCTCGCCCCGCCTTCCGCGCGCCGCCCGCGTCCGCGATGTAACGCGCGTAACCATCTGTGACGCCGCACGCCCCTCGCGCGACGCGCTGGCGGCCCCGGCCGCGCCACCGCCCTGGCCGGCGGCCCACGCGGTTGCCGCCCACGCCGCTGCCGCCCCGGCCCGTCGTACACATCCGGCTCCCCATTCGCGCACGCAGCCGGTAACATCTCGATCCCGCGCTTCGTGGCAAGCTGGCGCCCCGGATCACCGGCCGTCGCCGGCCCCGCCGACAAGAAAAAGGTTTTTCGTCCATGCCCCTGACCGCCCGACTGGCGCGCCTGCTCGCGCCGTTGTCATGGATGCTGCTCGGCCTCGTCGCCGTGCCGCTCTCGCCCGCCGCGCAGGCCGCGCCGTTCGCCGCCTCGGCCGCCACCGCGAGCGGCGCCGCCGCGCCGTCGATCTCCTATGACGATGCCGTGGCCTCGCTCAAGCGCCTGCAGGCCGAGCAGGACCGCATCAAGCAGCAGACCTCGGCCGCCACCAGCAACCAGCAGCTCGACACGCTCGACGCCGCCGCCGAGCAGCTCGTCACCAACGTCGACAACCTGCTCGACGCGCTCACCCCGCAACGCGCGCAGTTGCAGGCGCAGCTCGACGTGCTCGGCCCGCCGCCCGCGGCCGGCGCGGCGCCCGAAACGCCGGCCGTGGCGCGGCAGCGCGCCGATCTCACCGCGCGCCGCGACCAGTTCGACGCGGTGCTCAAGCAGGCCGCCGCCGAGAAGACCGACCTCACGAACCTGAACCAGCAATTCGCGAAACTGCGGCGCGGACTGTTGCGCGACCAGCTCGCGCTGCGCTCGGGCAGCCTGTTCGGACCGACCTTCTGGGCGCCGCTGCACAC
The genomic region above belongs to Burkholderia plantarii and contains:
- a CDS encoding acyltransferase family protein; the protein is MTESTSVAAATRDARPPAAAPQAAAGYRPDIDVLRALAVLSVVVFHALPAALPGGFVGVDVFFVISGYLITSHLLRDLGESRFSLAAFYGRRIRRLFPALLVVLVGVYLFGWFNLLPDEFKSLGKHIAGGATSVANLVLWSEAGYFDASADHKPLLHLWSLGVEEQFYLAWPLLLWAASRARRGPRWTVLVLGALSFAANLAIVGHAPTAAFYWPVTRAWELMIGSLLACREARSPQPTPRHPELGVLAGLALLLGSMALMNARLTFPGGWALAPTLGAALLIHHGRTSRLMARLAARPVLLVGLISYPLYLVHWPILSFLRLMSIGVPAWYLRVAGALAAVPLAWLVYRCVERPARRSRRPRLVTALLLVLVLAIGYLGYNTYRRDGLAFRMSRLTERFAGGAHFDLDHDWRRGTCYLEGADQERFASTCVEPGSAPLVFLWGDSRAAAIYPGFVAQQGRFGVRLGEFSASGCPPLLGGNDHCGRIAAGALDALRSARPHTLVLTANWDAERLAALDRTVAAARAAGVERIVLLGQVATWQSSLPTLYWVYWRAHHVELPERSDFGIDPAARRFDLLGAATARRLGIDYVSAYDAMCNAAGCVTRSGDGRGRIVSFDGSHLTPDGARDVMSRIAPQLLH